One Gemmatimonadota bacterium DNA window includes the following coding sequences:
- a CDS encoding tetratricopeptide repeat protein: MTPLKIDDVMRVLPALDELEPVLDLLRARSVPDPLQRWSASGELGTDAGRHVAAGALADGAAQLARARAEELRALYGLVADGLAALERSDVTGCGDAFLEAARLEETAGRAGRAAAWARAAWLVTRDAPDRSTAGRALRRWARAVRTTGDLEEARRLYREALDISLAIDDARGAAEARIGEGNVLEQQGRWDAAERIYREALSQLGESGPPAPERWHALLNLHIVLRSRGAVEESLPLLDAATDVAERIGDTSAASFLGNARGQLAAVQGRSADAEAQFRDAVAAAGHPAARVTIRLNLAEALLAQGRALDAAEEARHAEREALATGLAAKLPEVYRLLGRIAASRGHGDAFVLFEHALELIRERRLPALEEAHTLQAYAEAEQARGEEAAAAQLLETARALYRSVGIEALRQPWVDVYDGAPSAPLPERDEP; encoded by the coding sequence ATGACCCCGCTCAAGATCGACGACGTCATGCGCGTGCTGCCCGCCCTGGACGAGCTCGAGCCCGTCCTCGACCTGCTGCGCGCCCGCTCGGTGCCCGATCCCCTGCAGCGCTGGAGCGCCTCCGGGGAGCTGGGCACGGACGCCGGGCGGCACGTGGCCGCAGGTGCGCTCGCGGACGGCGCCGCCCAGCTCGCCCGGGCTCGCGCCGAGGAGCTGCGCGCCCTCTACGGGCTCGTCGCGGACGGCCTGGCCGCGCTGGAGCGCTCCGACGTCACCGGCTGCGGAGATGCCTTCCTGGAGGCGGCGCGGCTCGAGGAGACCGCCGGCCGGGCGGGACGCGCGGCCGCGTGGGCGCGGGCCGCCTGGCTGGTCACCCGGGACGCGCCGGACCGCTCCACGGCGGGCCGCGCGCTGCGCCGGTGGGCCCGCGCGGTCCGCACCACCGGCGACCTCGAGGAAGCGCGGCGCCTGTACCGCGAGGCGCTGGACATCTCCCTCGCGATCGATGACGCCCGCGGTGCGGCGGAAGCGCGGATCGGAGAGGGCAACGTGCTCGAACAGCAGGGACGCTGGGATGCGGCCGAGCGCATCTATCGCGAGGCGCTTTCCCAGCTCGGGGAATCCGGGCCGCCGGCGCCCGAACGCTGGCACGCGCTGCTCAACCTGCACATCGTGCTGCGCTCACGCGGGGCCGTGGAGGAGAGCCTGCCGCTCCTGGACGCGGCCACCGACGTGGCCGAGCGCATCGGCGACACGTCGGCCGCTTCGTTCCTGGGGAATGCGCGCGGCCAGCTGGCTGCGGTGCAGGGGCGCAGTGCCGACGCCGAGGCGCAGTTCCGCGACGCCGTGGCCGCTGCGGGTCACCCCGCGGCACGCGTCACCATCCGCCTGAACCTGGCCGAAGCCCTGCTGGCGCAGGGGCGGGCGCTGGACGCCGCGGAGGAAGCCCGGCACGCCGAGCGGGAGGCGCTCGCGACCGGACTCGCCGCCAAGCTCCCCGAAGTGTACCGGCTGCTGGGGCGGATCGCGGCCAGTCGAGGCCATGGCGACGCGTTCGTGCTCTTCGAGCACGCGCTGGAGCTCATCCGCGAGCGCCGGCTCCCGGCGTTGGAGGAGGCGCACACCCTCCAGGCCTACGCGGAGGCAGAGCAGGCCCGCGGCGAAGAGGCCGCGGCCGCCCAGCTCCTGGAAACCGCACGTGCCCTCTACCGCAGCGTGGGCATCGAAGCCCTGCGGCAGCCGTGGGTGGATGTCTATGACGGCGCCCCGTCCGCCCCTCTCCCCGAACGAGACGAGCCATGA
- a CDS encoding ABC transporter substrate-binding protein, with amino-acid sequence MRPLPRRPRTIPPQDRHSRPGAARAPAPARLPLGPSAPGAPAPARLPLGPSAPGALGRCGLTALAAAALAACGDGASRSGTPADPFCARVLPAVESFLAAAPGPPADPRRGGRVVVGGIAELPGGLDPSRASDYVAVQHQQFVGGMTLLAYDEALQPVPRLAESWTIAPDTTWIEFRLRDDVPWHDGEITDAADVAFTWRVLTDPATEFPNAAYWDHYERGPDGVEIIDARTVRLHLRPHAEFLDPWRTVAILPEHLLADVAPAELRTHPWGTRCPVGNGPFVFREHVEQERWVFQANPAFPAALGGPPLLEEYVYRIIPDENTLLLELTSGDVDVYIAPQTEQARVIAADPALELQRFPFRNVTFVAWNTRRPQLADVRVRRALALGSDRDALVDALLDGFGSVAHGTVPPFHWAFAPEAGRVPYAPDEARRLLEEAGWRDRDGDGVRENADGVALALTLQSNQGNPRLERAATILQAQWRELGVDVSVRILEWASMIGAVTDPGRRDFDGVLLSWVSEFKVDDTDLFHSSRADQPYGFAGLRSARVDSLLVRLAATGDRAATEPLWRDYQAAIGEEQPFLFLYYPDRLDGVRRRVRGVRMDARGEWVDVARWWVETGTR; translated from the coding sequence ATGCGCCCGCTCCCTCGCCGCCCCCGGACGATCCCACCGCAGGACCGGCACTCCCGGCCCGGGGCCGCCCGTGCGCCCGCCCCTGCGCGCCTGCCGCTCGGGCCCTCCGCCCCCGGTGCGCCCGCCCCTGCGCGCCTGCCGCTCGGGCCCTCCGCCCCCGGTGCGCTCGGGCGCTGCGGCCTGACTGCGCTCGCCGCGGCGGCCCTGGCGGCGTGCGGGGACGGCGCTTCGCGTTCGGGCACCCCCGCCGACCCGTTCTGCGCACGTGTCCTGCCGGCCGTCGAGTCCTTCCTGGCCGCGGCACCCGGCCCCCCTGCCGATCCGCGTCGCGGCGGTCGGGTGGTGGTGGGGGGCATCGCCGAGCTGCCCGGGGGGCTCGATCCGAGCCGCGCGTCGGACTACGTGGCGGTCCAGCACCAGCAGTTCGTGGGCGGGATGACCCTGCTGGCCTACGACGAGGCGCTCCAGCCCGTGCCTCGCCTGGCCGAATCCTGGACGATCGCGCCCGACACCACGTGGATCGAGTTCCGGCTGCGCGACGACGTCCCCTGGCACGATGGGGAGATCACCGATGCGGCGGACGTGGCCTTCACGTGGCGCGTGCTCACGGACCCGGCCACCGAGTTTCCCAACGCTGCCTACTGGGATCACTACGAGCGCGGGCCCGACGGGGTGGAGATCATCGATGCGCGTACGGTGCGCCTCCATCTGCGGCCGCACGCGGAGTTCCTGGATCCGTGGAGGACGGTGGCCATCCTGCCCGAGCACCTCCTGGCGGACGTGGCGCCCGCGGAGCTGCGTACGCATCCGTGGGGCACCCGGTGCCCGGTCGGCAACGGCCCCTTCGTGTTCCGCGAACACGTGGAGCAGGAGCGCTGGGTCTTCCAGGCCAATCCGGCCTTTCCCGCCGCGTTGGGCGGCCCGCCGCTGCTGGAGGAGTACGTCTACCGCATCATACCCGACGAGAACACGCTCCTGCTCGAGCTGACGTCCGGGGACGTGGACGTCTACATCGCCCCGCAGACCGAGCAGGCCAGGGTCATTGCGGCCGACCCGGCGTTGGAGCTGCAGCGCTTCCCGTTCCGCAACGTGACCTTCGTCGCCTGGAACACGCGCCGGCCGCAGCTCGCCGACGTCCGTGTCCGGCGGGCGCTCGCGCTGGGAAGCGACCGCGACGCGCTCGTGGACGCGCTGCTGGACGGGTTCGGCTCCGTAGCCCATGGCACGGTGCCTCCCTTCCACTGGGCGTTCGCACCGGAGGCGGGTCGCGTCCCGTACGCGCCGGACGAGGCCCGCCGCCTGCTGGAGGAAGCGGGGTGGCGGGACCGGGACGGCGACGGAGTGCGTGAGAATGCGGACGGGGTGGCGCTGGCGCTCACGCTGCAGTCGAACCAGGGGAACCCCCGCCTCGAGCGCGCGGCCACCATCCTCCAGGCGCAATGGCGTGAGCTCGGCGTGGACGTCTCCGTGCGCATCCTGGAATGGGCCAGCATGATCGGCGCGGTGACGGATCCGGGCCGTCGGGACTTCGACGGTGTGCTGCTTTCCTGGGTGAGCGAGTTCAAGGTCGACGACACCGACCTCTTCCACTCCAGCCGCGCCGACCAACCGTACGGATTCGCGGGGCTGCGCTCCGCGCGGGTCGATTCGCTGCTCGTGCGGCTCGCGGCGACGGGAGACCGCGCCGCGACCGAGCCGCTCTGGCGGGACTATCAGGCCGCGATCGGAGAGGAGCAGCCGTTCCTGTTCCTGTACTATCCCGACCGCCTGGACGGCGTGCGCCGGCGCGTGCGGGGCGTGAGGATGGACGCGCGCGGGGAATGGGTGGACGTCGCGCGCTGGTGGGTGGAGACGGGCACCCGCTGA